From Malaciobacter mytili LMG 24559:
TTGATTTTTATTACAATAAGTAACATTAAAAAGCATATATACTTATATATTACTTTAATTATATTATTAATATATTTAATAAAGTTTATTAGATAATTTTTATGTGTAGAATTTGCATACTTTATATTTTTACACATTTTTTACATAAATTTATGTTTCAAAATGAAACATTTATTTTTATTATGTGTAAATTTAAGAGAGAGGAGAGAGGATGAACGAAGAATTAGTAAACAAGATTGAAAATCATCCAAAGTATATTGAACTAATTTCAAAAAGAAAAAGTTTCAGTATTAAACTTGGAATTTTCGTATTGGTTATGTTTTATGCATATATTTTAACTATTGCATTTAACAAAGAAATTTTGGCTACAAAAATAGGAGATGGTCTTACAACTATTGCATTTCCAATAGCTTTAGCTATTTTAGTAATTAGTTTTATAACGACAATCATTTATGTAAGAAGAGCAAATGGTGAATTTGAAGATTTAATCAATGCTGTAAAAAATGATGTAAAGGATTCGTTATAATGTTTAAGATTATTGCACTACTACTATTAACTTGTTTTTCAATGTTTGCTGCGGGTGATGCAACATTTGAAGCAACAAAAAGAGAGTTAAATATTCCTGCTATTATAATGTTCTTTATTTTTATTGTTGGAACATTAGGAATTACTTATTGGGCTGCTAGAAAAACTAAATCTGCAAGTGATTTTTATACTGCTGGTGGAGGAATTTCAGGATTTCAAAATGGTTTAGCAATTGCTGGAGATTATATGTCAGCAGCAGCATTTTTAGGAGTTTCTGGACTTATTTACTTAAAAGGGTATGATGGAGTTATCTATGCTGTTTCATTTCTTGTTGGATGGCCAATTATTTTATTTTTTATGGCTGAAAAATTAAGAAACTTAGGTAAATTTACATTTGCTGATATTGCTGCATATAGACTTGGACAAAAAGAGATTAGAACTTTAGCTGCATTTGGTTCATTATCTGTTGTTATTTTATATCTTATTGCACAAATGGTAGGAGCAGGGAAACTTATTCAAGTTCTTTTTGGAATGGAATATGAGTTTGCAGTTATCCTTGTGGGTGTATTAATGATTATTTATGTAACATTTGGTGGTATGCTTGCAACTACTTGGGTTCAAATTATTAAAGCATGTCTATTACTTTCTGGGGTTTCATTTATGGCGGTTATGGTGTTATACCACTTTAATTTTAGCTTCGAAAGCTTAGCTGTTAAAGCAGTGGAAAATCAT
This genomic window contains:
- a CDS encoding DUF485 domain-containing protein, with protein sequence MNEELVNKIENHPKYIELISKRKSFSIKLGIFVLVMFYAYILTIAFNKEILATKIGDGLTTIAFPIALAILVISFITTIIYVRRANGEFEDLINAVKNDVKDSL